The following proteins come from a genomic window of Andrena cerasifolii isolate SP2316 chromosome 6, iyAndCera1_principal, whole genome shotgun sequence:
- the Pex1 gene encoding peroxisomal biogenesis factor 1 isoform X5, which translates to MQSERLVVKYITVNNCFAYLSDTWLRKLETKELQMEKLQSTLLNQIRVVAKDQQIVAWVSKFSSVTFIVESLEPNFVYGKLEQFTEIHVADTVATTKTEISNDDLKRSSTLSNRLLTALRKFLPLEMERIDTKSEEDEAARSYELLQSFRSRKKPTIYRVHPMPKVTLTEGDIFDEVLSSPYHVLVPRSQAPKFTGSFAVCRVKKVAEDRQHVSVTSTSFLTKDDSPVPKLATELIVRLFVVEDLLEKSSRLDKGHFDISQIHKTVHVSDSLRVTLDLRTGAKVSLWQVEAPENARPSSIELFSWRNSVSEEVFANYVRTRSIGGGLLVNSCAAVVLDDGSLCVVKISPENCTSAVVDGADLENLVIHSRSVNEISHLRLSTRLDQEHHRLGRVSTRYLETVLAKCYLSLDLSLGLRTRLHFEYDRENILISGEVGSGKTTVCKILTEYLRSAPYFVHTHSIDCRSLKGKKAEILQKTLTAALTECAYYQPSVLFLDDLESITNASMNDEENSPDAINAARIADMLVNTVTQYQEAHYVSTIATCAGVNRIGQKLRPARGSHFFRTVLSIPNLEKVDRIDILQLMLGDKLYVLGDVNWDYYGNKTEGWMVQDLVDMAEKAAFAAWKRRGNGTSTASRPPIVIEEENVSVALKNCTPMSLQGIQLYKGAGHVWSDIGGLAEVKSALVEILQWPLKYPEIFKNAPIKLQNGVLLYGMPGTGKTMLAKAIANECGVNLISVKGPELLSKYIGVSEESVRNVFERALRAKPCVLFFDEFDSLAPRRGHDSTGVTDRVVNQLLTQMDGVEDREGVAVVAASSRPDLLDPALLRPGRLDKALYCPLPDEADREEILAALCKAQNADTAGLDLKELAALTSGFTGADLNAVITQARLSAFEDAVALASDGEIEAADIKLAQRHLVDSIGTTHPSLSAVEKKKYKRIYARFAKSENFTEDMLRNQKATLA; encoded by the exons atgcagAGCGAACGTCTCGTGGTCAAGTACATAACAGTGAACAATTGCTTCGCCTATTTGTCAGACACCTGGCTACGTAAATTGGAAACTAAG GAACTGCAAATGGAAAAGTTGCAATCAACGCTGCTCAATCAAATACGAGTAGTGGCCAAGGACCAGCAGATCGTCGCTTGGGTGTCGAAATTTTCTTCCGTCACTTTTATCGTAG AATCACTGGAGCCAAACTTTGTCTACGGGAAGCTCGAGCAGTTCACAGAGATACACGTGGCAGACACGGTAGCGACCACGAAAACAGAAATATCAAACGACGACCTTAAACGATCCTCCACTCTCTCGAATCGCTTGCTGACCGCGTTAAGAAAATTCCTACCGCTCGAGATGGAACGAATTGACACAAAGTCTGAGGAGGACGAAGCAGCCAGGAGCTACGAGCTGCTGCAGAGCTTTCGCAGCAGAAAGAAACCAACGATATATCGTGTCCACCCGATGCCGAAAGTCACGCTCACCGAAGGGGACATCTTCGACGAGGTATTGTCTTCTCCCTACCACGTGCTGGTGCCAAGGAGTCAGGCCCCGAAGTTCACTGGCAGCTTCGCGGTTTGTCGGGTGAAGAAGGTAGCGGAGGACAGACAGCACGTGAGCGTGACCAGCACGAGTTTCCTGACGAAGGACGATTCCCCTGTGCCGAAGCTGGCCACGGAGCTGATCGTGAGGCTGTTCGTTGTAGAGGATCTGCTGGAGAAGTCCTCCCGGTTGGACAAGGGTCACTTCGACATCAGCCAGATCCACAAGACTGTACACGTTTCGGATAGCTTGAGGGTGACTTTGGACCTCAGAACGGGGGCGAAAGTGAGCTTGTGGCAGGTGGAGGCGCCTGAGAATGCTCGTCCGTCCTCCATCGAGCTGTTCTCCTGGAGGAATTCTGTGTCCGAGGAGGTTTTTGCTAATTACGTGAGAACACGTTCGATTGGTGGAGGACTGTTGGTGAACTCTTGCGCGGCAGTCGTTTTGGACGATGGTAGCCTGTGCGTCGTGAAGATTTCGCCGGAGAATTGCACGTCTGCCGTGGTGGATGGGGCTGATTTGGAGAACCTGGTAATACACTCGAGGTCTGTGAACGAGATAAGCCACTTGCGATTGTCAACGCGGCTGGACCAGGAGCATCATCGTCTGGGAAGGGTCTCCACTCG ATATTTAGAAACTGTTCTGGCAAAATGTTACCTGTCGCTCGACCTTAGTCTCGGCTTGCGTACGCGTCTGCATTTCGAATACGATCGAGAAAACATCTTAATTTCTGGCGAGGTCGGCTCAGGGAAGACTACCGTCTGCAAAATACTTACCGAGTATCTGCGTAGCGCACCCTATTTCGTGCACACCCATAGCATCGACTGCAGATCTCTGAAAG GAAAAAAGGCCGAGATCTTGCAAAAGACGCTCACAGCTGCTCTAACCGAGTGCGCCTACTACCAACCATCCGTATTATTCCTGGACGATCTAGAGTCCATCACAAATGCGTCGATGAACGACGAAGAAAATAGTCCGGACGCCATAAATGCCGCCAG GATCGCGGATATGCTGGTGAACACTGTGACGCAGTATCAAGAAGCTCATTACGTATCAACCATCGCCACGTGCGCCGGCGTTAATAGGATCGGCCAGAAATTAAGACCAGCGAGGGGGTCGCACTTTTTCAGGACAGTTTTATCGATCCCGAATCTTGAGAAG GTGGATAGAATcgatattttgcaattaatgctCGGGGACAAGTTGTACGTGCTTGGAGACGTGAATTGGGATTACTATGGAAACAAGACCGAGGGATGGATGGTGCAGGATCTGGTGGATATGGCTGAGAAAGCCGCGTTCGCCGCTTGGAAGCGTCGCGGTAACGGAACTTCAA CAGCCTCGCGGCCGCCTATCGTTATCGAGGAAGAGAACGTGTCGGTGGCCCTGAAGAATTGCACCCCGATGTCTTTGCAAGGCATACAATTGTACAAAGGCGCTGGCCACGTTTGGTCAGATATTGGGGGGCTAGCGGAAGTGAAAAGCGCCCTCGTTGAGATCCTACAGTGGCCGTTGAAATACCCGGAGATATTTAAGAATGCCCCCATTAAGCTGCAGAACGGAGTGCTGTTGTACGGTATGCCAGGAACGGGGAAGACGATGCTGGCCAAAGCGATCGCAAACGAATGCGGTGTGAACTTAATCAGCGTCAAG GGCCCAGAGCTTCTATCGAAATACATTGGCGTCAGCGAGGAGTCTGTTAGAAACGTCTTCGAAAG AGCCCTTCGTGCCAAGCCGTGTGTCCTATTCTTCGACGAGTTCGACAGCCTCGCTCCCAG GCGAGGGCACGATAGTACCGGTGTAACCGATAGGGTAGTGAATCAATTGTTAACACAGATGGACGGAGTGGAGGACAGAGAAGGGGTAGCGGTTGTGGCAGCGTCTTCGAGGCCAGACTTATTGGATCCCGCCCTTTTGCGGCCTGGACGTCTCGACAAGGCACTGTATTGTCCGTTGCCAGACGAG GCCGACAGGGAGGAGATCTTAGCCGCCCTGTGCAAAGCTCAGAACGCAGACACGGCGGGCTTGGATCTGAAGGAACTGGCGGCGCTCACCTCGGGCTTCACCGGAGCGGATTTGAACGCGGTGATCACCCAGGCCAGGCTGTCGGCATTCGAGGACGCGGTTGCTCTTGCATCG
- the Pex1 gene encoding peroxisomal biogenesis factor 1 isoform X4 yields MQSERLVVKYITVNNCFAYLSDTWLRKLETKENVIEIVHNGRAYYASCNTRPSPNETLCLGTTFARSLSIEEGDDVFVSSVKDAPLLTQVNVAPRTADDREILELQMEKLQSTLLNQIRVVAKDQQIVAWVSKFSSVTFIVESLEPNFVYGKLEQFTEIHVADTVATTKTEISNDDLKRSSTLSNRLLTALRKFLPLEMERIDTKSEEDEAARSYELLQSFRSRKKPTIYRVHPMPKVTLTEGDIFDEVLSSPYHVLVPRSQAPKFTGSFAVCRVKKVAEDRQHVSVTSTSFLTKDDSPVPKLATELIVRLFVVEDLLEKSSRLDKGHFDISQIHKTVHVSDSLRVTLDLRTGAKVSLWQVEAPENARPSSIELFSWRNSVSEEVFANYVRTRSIGGGLLVNSCAAVVLDDGSLCVVKISPENCTSAVVDGADLENLVIHSRSVNEISHLRLSTRLDQEHHRLGRVSTRYLETVLAKCYLSLDLSLGLRTRLHFEYDRENILISGEVGSGKTTVCKILTEYLRSAPYFVHTHSIDCRSLKGKKAEILQKTLTAALTECAYYQPSVLFLDDLESITNASMNDEENSPDAINAARIADMLVNTVTQYQEAHYVSTIATCAGVNRIGQKLRPARGSHFFRTVLSIPNLEKVDRIDILQLMLGDKLYVLGDVNWDYYGNKTEGWMVQDLVDMAEKAAFAAWKRRASRPPIVIEEENVSVALKNCTPMSLQGIQLYKGAGHVWSDIGGLAEVKSALVEILQWPLKYPEIFKNAPIKLQNGVLLYGMPGTGKTMLAKAIANECGVNLISVKGPELLSKYIGVSEESVRNVFERALRAKPCVLFFDEFDSLAPRRGHDSTGVTDRVVNQLLTQMDGVEDREGVAVVAASSRPDLLDPALLRPGRLDKALYCPLPDEADREEILAALCKAQNADTAGLDLKELAALTSGFTGADLNAVITQARLSAFEDAVALASDGEIEAADIKLAQRHLVDSIGTTHPSLSAVEKKKYKRIYARFAKSENFTEDMLRNQKATLA; encoded by the exons atgcagAGCGAACGTCTCGTGGTCAAGTACATAACAGTGAACAATTGCTTCGCCTATTTGTCAGACACCTGGCTACGTAAATTGGAAACTAAG gAGAATGTTATTGAAATAGTGCACAATGGCAGGGCGTATTACGCGTCCTGCAACACAAGACCAAGTCCCAATGAAACTCTGTGTCTCGGCACAACTTTTGCCAGAAGTTTGAGCATCGAAGAAGGAGACGACGTATTCGTGTCTTCCGTGAAAGATGCGCCTCTTCTGACGCAAGTGAACGTCGCGCCTCGTACCGCAGACGATAGAGAGATTTTG GAACTGCAAATGGAAAAGTTGCAATCAACGCTGCTCAATCAAATACGAGTAGTGGCCAAGGACCAGCAGATCGTCGCTTGGGTGTCGAAATTTTCTTCCGTCACTTTTATCGTAG AATCACTGGAGCCAAACTTTGTCTACGGGAAGCTCGAGCAGTTCACAGAGATACACGTGGCAGACACGGTAGCGACCACGAAAACAGAAATATCAAACGACGACCTTAAACGATCCTCCACTCTCTCGAATCGCTTGCTGACCGCGTTAAGAAAATTCCTACCGCTCGAGATGGAACGAATTGACACAAAGTCTGAGGAGGACGAAGCAGCCAGGAGCTACGAGCTGCTGCAGAGCTTTCGCAGCAGAAAGAAACCAACGATATATCGTGTCCACCCGATGCCGAAAGTCACGCTCACCGAAGGGGACATCTTCGACGAGGTATTGTCTTCTCCCTACCACGTGCTGGTGCCAAGGAGTCAGGCCCCGAAGTTCACTGGCAGCTTCGCGGTTTGTCGGGTGAAGAAGGTAGCGGAGGACAGACAGCACGTGAGCGTGACCAGCACGAGTTTCCTGACGAAGGACGATTCCCCTGTGCCGAAGCTGGCCACGGAGCTGATCGTGAGGCTGTTCGTTGTAGAGGATCTGCTGGAGAAGTCCTCCCGGTTGGACAAGGGTCACTTCGACATCAGCCAGATCCACAAGACTGTACACGTTTCGGATAGCTTGAGGGTGACTTTGGACCTCAGAACGGGGGCGAAAGTGAGCTTGTGGCAGGTGGAGGCGCCTGAGAATGCTCGTCCGTCCTCCATCGAGCTGTTCTCCTGGAGGAATTCTGTGTCCGAGGAGGTTTTTGCTAATTACGTGAGAACACGTTCGATTGGTGGAGGACTGTTGGTGAACTCTTGCGCGGCAGTCGTTTTGGACGATGGTAGCCTGTGCGTCGTGAAGATTTCGCCGGAGAATTGCACGTCTGCCGTGGTGGATGGGGCTGATTTGGAGAACCTGGTAATACACTCGAGGTCTGTGAACGAGATAAGCCACTTGCGATTGTCAACGCGGCTGGACCAGGAGCATCATCGTCTGGGAAGGGTCTCCACTCG ATATTTAGAAACTGTTCTGGCAAAATGTTACCTGTCGCTCGACCTTAGTCTCGGCTTGCGTACGCGTCTGCATTTCGAATACGATCGAGAAAACATCTTAATTTCTGGCGAGGTCGGCTCAGGGAAGACTACCGTCTGCAAAATACTTACCGAGTATCTGCGTAGCGCACCCTATTTCGTGCACACCCATAGCATCGACTGCAGATCTCTGAAAG GAAAAAAGGCCGAGATCTTGCAAAAGACGCTCACAGCTGCTCTAACCGAGTGCGCCTACTACCAACCATCCGTATTATTCCTGGACGATCTAGAGTCCATCACAAATGCGTCGATGAACGACGAAGAAAATAGTCCGGACGCCATAAATGCCGCCAG GATCGCGGATATGCTGGTGAACACTGTGACGCAGTATCAAGAAGCTCATTACGTATCAACCATCGCCACGTGCGCCGGCGTTAATAGGATCGGCCAGAAATTAAGACCAGCGAGGGGGTCGCACTTTTTCAGGACAGTTTTATCGATCCCGAATCTTGAGAAG GTGGATAGAATcgatattttgcaattaatgctCGGGGACAAGTTGTACGTGCTTGGAGACGTGAATTGGGATTACTATGGAAACAAGACCGAGGGATGGATGGTGCAGGATCTGGTGGATATGGCTGAGAAAGCCGCGTTCGCCGCTTGGAAGCGTCGCG CCTCGCGGCCGCCTATCGTTATCGAGGAAGAGAACGTGTCGGTGGCCCTGAAGAATTGCACCCCGATGTCTTTGCAAGGCATACAATTGTACAAAGGCGCTGGCCACGTTTGGTCAGATATTGGGGGGCTAGCGGAAGTGAAAAGCGCCCTCGTTGAGATCCTACAGTGGCCGTTGAAATACCCGGAGATATTTAAGAATGCCCCCATTAAGCTGCAGAACGGAGTGCTGTTGTACGGTATGCCAGGAACGGGGAAGACGATGCTGGCCAAAGCGATCGCAAACGAATGCGGTGTGAACTTAATCAGCGTCAAG GGCCCAGAGCTTCTATCGAAATACATTGGCGTCAGCGAGGAGTCTGTTAGAAACGTCTTCGAAAG AGCCCTTCGTGCCAAGCCGTGTGTCCTATTCTTCGACGAGTTCGACAGCCTCGCTCCCAG GCGAGGGCACGATAGTACCGGTGTAACCGATAGGGTAGTGAATCAATTGTTAACACAGATGGACGGAGTGGAGGACAGAGAAGGGGTAGCGGTTGTGGCAGCGTCTTCGAGGCCAGACTTATTGGATCCCGCCCTTTTGCGGCCTGGACGTCTCGACAAGGCACTGTATTGTCCGTTGCCAGACGAG GCCGACAGGGAGGAGATCTTAGCCGCCCTGTGCAAAGCTCAGAACGCAGACACGGCGGGCTTGGATCTGAAGGAACTGGCGGCGCTCACCTCGGGCTTCACCGGAGCGGATTTGAACGCGGTGATCACCCAGGCCAGGCTGTCGGCATTCGAGGACGCGGTTGCTCTTGCATCG